The nucleotide sequence AGCACCAATCTCATCAGACATCGAAAACGAGAAACTAGTCGAGAATGATCCggaaaagtttctttctttaccTTGGAAGAGTCTGATGGGTTGCCTGTAAACAACTCTTCCTTCACTCCGACTCACTGAGTCAGTCAATTGANNNNNNNNNNNNNNNNNNNNNNNNNNNNNNNNNNNNNNNNNNNNNNNNNNNNNNNNNNNNNNNNNNNNNNNNNNNNNNNNNNNNNNNNNNNNNNNNNNNNNNNNNNNNNNNNNNNNNNNNNNNNNNNNNNNNNGTACATGTAAATGAGAACATTTTTGATCTTCAGGCCTAGAGGACGTAGCAGAAGTAAACATTAATCTAAACCAGGGTCGAAGCTGTATGATTTGCCTTGAAGTAGATAATCATTAGAATGATTGCAAACCAAAATCATCAATGTTGAGTCACGGACGCTAGTCGATGAAGTCTTTTATTAAAGCCAACTTAGTTTGCATTATTAGCCTACAAGCCTTGaacagacagagagagaaatagCATAACAATGGGAGTCTGCAACCAGAATGCATCAGGATCTCTGGCTAACCTTGCCTCCTGTCAGCTTTGCCGACTCAAACAACATGTGATTGATTAGTCCCCGAGCAGCACTGCCAAATGTTATATCAGAGAATTTTTTTGCAATACATGCCTCAATGAACAAGTTGGACATCTGATACTGATCTAATCAGTAATCACAAGGTTCTCTACCAGTATATAACATTCACTAAAGATTGGggagaaaaaaaactcactcaTCTTTAAGCTTCTGAATCTTCTCAGGGTCTGTCTCATTCATGTGTTTCTTAAACTGTTGCCTCACCATACCAACCACTAGCTCAGTGTTGTGTTGCTGCATAACACAAACGAGTAAACAGAACAAAGTTCAGTTCCTATATCTCCTCCAATCCAGGATATCTAATCCTATAAGAAAAGCACAAATCTCTTTCTCGTGGAATCAAAACACAAGTGCTGATAAGATATCAGTCTCGACCTTGTGTCGCAATAAGAACCCTAGACCAGATGAACTACTGTTATTATTACCCTTTCTACCAAACGACCTAAGATCCAAACCAGTTGGAACCATTACAAAAGCCAGGACAGCACCAATCTCATCAGACATCGAAAACGAGAAACTAGTCGAGAATGATCCggaaaagtttctttctttaccTTGGAAGAGTCTGATGGGTTGCCTGTAAACAACTCTTCCTTCACTCCGACTCACTGAGTCAGTCAATTGAATCGATGGACCGCCGTCAACAAACTTCGAATCTCCAAACAGAGCAATATTCTCGTCAAAGCTCGGAGATTTCACAAACCCACCATTAAACAAAAACGAGGGATTTGCATCTGCAGCAGCCATTGTTTGGTAAATCTCGAAGcagcataaaacaaaaataagaattaaAGACATCTTCTTTGGAGGAACCTTGATTCGCTCTCAAACACACTCTCTCTCGTTTTATGACGGAATACGACGGAAGAGAGCAATCAGAATTTTTTTCGTTCTCTCGATATTTTTTCGACCAatcagaagagaggaagaataTTAGAACAGCTTTTGGATCAGTTCTGAACCAAGATCAAAAATATTGATCTAAGCccattattacatatttttattatttattgagcTTAGAACAGGGGGAAAGTTATCCTGTTAAGGATGGCCTAAGTCAGTAACTGATCTCAATCTCATCTAATATATGACAATAATGagatatcaaataaattatatcagtggtttaaaaaaaaaaatttacaaaattaaatatcgCTATTATTCATCTACACATGTCTATATGCAAAGGATTCTAATTGGGCCCATTATTAATCTACACATGTCTATATATCTCCACGAAAGTTATTGAGATAACATGTAATGAAGCAAAGTGACTGTCAACAACTTTTACAATATAACACGTATGAAGCAAAGTTAATGAGATATCATGTCTCTATCATTCTATATGCAAAGTGAGTGTCAACATatacaagagaaagagatgcaCGAATCATCATCATTGACTATTTTAAGAGATCgtttatgaaaaaaacaaatgaattatAAGAGATCCACGTATCAAAAGCTTCATGAATTTTCATTACCTACTTATTTGATCTTATCACTTATGCAATGTGTAATTTCATATTTATCTTTGTTCCTAATTTGATGATCCATTAGAATGTTTGTGGCATTCTCCTAATATTAGTCAAGTTAGCTCTAATGTTTGATCGTAGTATTTATATAGGGTTATTATACTTTAGTTTCAAAAGTGGCGTTAATTTTAAGACGAGCAAAGTGAGTGTCTTCCGGAGAACAGCAATAAGAAAgcctttttttataaaaacatttgtGTCTCTTTTCTCTTCGAGGTGTTACAAGGAGCAAGAATAGAGGGGAAAAACTTTGTCCACATCAGTAGGCAGTGCATGCTGGCTACTCTAGATCTGACACAGCTCAGGGTAAATTTCTTGAATGGTTGAGAGGATCATGGTTCCATGACGCTCACTTGTACTTCCTCTACCTCGTCTTATGTGGATAATTTGATGGAAGATAAATGGAACCGCTTCCATGGCGTGGATCCATGGCCTTTCGGGCAATGTGTTGTAAGCGAAAGGCAGTTAATTGACTGTTGTGATATGTGAATACAGTCTATTGAATCATTTCAAAAAGTGCTGATAAATGTTTTTAGCGCTTCATCGATCGGTGACTCTATAAGATTTCCCTGTTACATCTTATTATTGTCATGTAGAGTTTCCATCTCTTTGAAGGCTGGCAGGGACAACAAGAGTGACTTGAGCTTAGCTTGTATGGTAGACTAGGATTTTCTTACCAACAAGTAAAAAGAGAAGACACACCAATCATATTGGACTTTTGGCAGAAACAGTGAAAACTTGAACTTAATTACAAACACATTAGAAGTAGCACTGTAGCAGAGTAAAAGAGAATACACACTATTTCTTATTGGAAGTTTCATTTAATTAGTCGACATGACTGACTGGTTTTTGTAGAAAAATTTCTACGTACAGATGATAGAATATTTTGtccatataaaaaaatgttgctATTAACAATATTAATGAGAGGGAAGAGTGATTAACAATCTAGCTGAACGCCTGAACCATGCAATACTCCCTCACAGTTTATGTtgtaaaacagagtaaaaatagaaagaaaaaaaaacagaacgcCAAACAGAGGAATATggaaaaatcttattaaaacgTTATGATAAGGCACGTACATCTATCCTGATTAAAAGGAGCAAAACAGATTATAATAATGTCTATACCACAACTAAGCAAGGCATTACCTACATTCATGTTGTGTTTTTAAATGTCTCGCAAGACTCCATAACGTGCCCATTAATATAGCAATCAACTTGTCGAATGCATGCATATACtcttaattatagaaaaatgaATCATCTTCTTGGTCAAGTAACTGACATGACATCAGAATAGTGAAAATGGTGATTACTGTTCTTCTTGtccctcttctccttcttcaccttggccttcttcttctcctccttgtcctttttcttctcctccttgtctttttttttctcctccttgtcctcctcctcttttttcttctgctCCTCCTCAATTTTCTTCTGctccctctccttcttcttctgtagcTTCTTCATCGAGGCAGAACCTAAACCTGAATCTGAAGTAGCCAACAAGACGAAGAGTAAGAATGATACAGTATTTCTCTCTTGTAAGAGGAAAAGATGAGGTATACtatggagaaagaagagaaggataacctttttttttgtggatggAGTTGAAATGGATCCCTGAGAGATAGCTCAAATGAATGACTCTGTCGGGTTCTTTTTGAGACTTGGGCAAAACCTTAATGAATGGAGTCTGTTTGATTGATGTAATGAGTACTATTTTGACCGCATACACATCAGCAGCGGCTTTTAATGTGACTTCATCGCCCCATTCAGAGTTCTTGGACATGTTCTTGACATAGTCGGAGAAGTTCATGTTATTAACAAATCCTTTGTACATCTTTGGATGAGATTTAAGCTGATGAGGAAATTAAACAGCgtcatcaatcaatcaatcatcatcatcatcgtataaaaagaaaaagaaaaaaggaacaaTCTGCAAATTAAAGTTAGGAAAAGTTTCAAGACTGATTTACCTGTTGTACGATTTCTTGTCTAACAAGTTTATGAGAATCGGAGGTTTTATAAAGTTGATCAGCTAAAGCACGGAACTGAAATAGAattgacaaaaacaagaaaggGGTTATACATAAATCATAACACGATCATCAAacagatatattatatatcaagtTGGTTGAGTATAATTTGAATTAGAAACAACATTCATTACCTGGCAATTTCCATCACTTTTCATCTTGATTTCGGTGAAACCTTCCCACTCCAATCTGAAAAAGCaaggaaaaaaacacataaatagtCGAGATATATCGGGCAAAAAAAGTTTGGTTGAACAAGTTTTCAAAAAGAATACCTATACTCAAGTATTTCTCGATCACTAAGATCGTCCAAACACAACGATTTCGTCTGGTtgttagacatttttttttagagttgtGCTTCTAGTTTTAGcaagaaatattaaaaacacaagaaTGTTtgaagaataactctcttattagctcaaagaaaataactcaaaagtTTAAGCTCATACAATCTCTCAGTCTTAATCTCTCTTTAAAACTCCTTACAACTTCTGCAAACCTTAGcactctttttatataaaacaccaaaaccaatTCCTAATAGGAATAACATTATGTCTAGATAAACTCCTAAACATAAGTAACTCTCATCTCCTAAATCATCTCCGAAATCATAAGTAACCTCTTTGTAGGGTTAGATTTGAATTACAATTCTTTTCCGAATATATGGTTCTTTTATAGACCGaacaaaaaggaaagtttcaggcagtcttttaaaaattaaaaaaataaataaatatagttcactatattatttttggtatgatTGTTACGAGAATTATCTTGACCAATGCTCCACGTTTTAACGCCGCCGTAAGATCCATCATCCCAAACACGTCCCCCTGGACCACCTCGTGCATCCAGCTTGTAAACAGGCGGAGACGACGGCGTGGTTAGAGAGCCATGTACAAAGTAAACTCCAAGAGCGTCGAGAGCATTACTCGATCGTCCATGAAATCCTACGATCTTCTTTTCCCCGTCCTCAATATCAAACTTTGTACCGGTGGTAATTCCAAGCAAGTTTGGACCAAACAATGGAGACTTTCTACCCTTTGAGGTCTTGAAGACGAGGTTTGTGATCACCTCCGTGGCACATATATAGAGAAGACACACCAAAGAGGAAAAGATGAGGTATAATATGGAGAAAGAAGGGAAGGATAacctttttttgtgtggatgGAGTTGAAATGGATCCCTGAGAGATAGCTCAAATGAATGACTCTGTCGGGTTCTTTTTGAGACTTGGGCAAAACCTCAATGAATGACGAGGTTTGTGATCACCTCCGTGGCACTTAGCCACTCCGCGGTAGTTTCCTTCCACCGCTATGATGTGTTCGTCCGGATATTGaattaatcattatatatatatatatatatatatataagaacgTACTTAATTAATATGTagctttataatttttttctaagcTTGATCTGTTATTGGTAGACACCAACACGATGGTAACATTTGTAGCCTATTCTCATTTCTCAAATACATATATAGCACAAAAGACCAAAATGATCCaagaaatacatatatatatatatgtagaacgAGCAACTGATGGGTAGGGTAAACTATTCACAGTGTGACGTTGATAGATTAATGATAGCTCTATTTTATTGATGTGCTATATAAATCAATGACGATAAAAGTATACtgtgaaatataatattttaaaatgcatCCGCATATTACACTAGAGTTTGCTCATACGGTGACCCTCCCAAACATTCCACTCGATCttgtctttaatatttttataaacgttatcttaaaaaaaatagcCACTGATGATGATTCGTGTGCGTCTCTTGTTTTAATATTGTTGACACTATTGCCATCTCAGTAGCCGAGAGCTTCGTACGTGTTATCTCAACCACTTACGTTAGACATCTGTAGATTAATAAtgtcttaattaaattttattttgtaatagttCAGAAATCTTTTGCATgtcattttcttcttattttaaacaatttccAATTTTGTATATCAGACCAAAATTTCCTGGAATTTTATTAGAAATTAATGATGGCACCTTAACAGCTAATCTccaaccaaatttttatgagaaattaATGGCACCTTAACATCTAATCTCCAACCAAATTAACTGTAATTGTCTTTACTCGTTATTATATTGCACAGTAGTCTAAAGAATAGTTCAAATATGTTCTATGATCTCGTTCATCGTTTTCTTGAACAGTCTAGTTAATATAGTACTACTATACATATTGCATATAATAGGAAATCCAAATTTAATTAAagctataaaaaaattgtacatattttaacaaaagataATATCAGACTATCCTCTTGAACATCATGTTCCTCCAAAATAACtatgattttaacaaaaaaaaattgttttgaacatctattaactttcctttttgtaattaataaaaaaccataaaacTCAAATAACCAACCATCAGAAAAGAATAATTCCAATTAGCCTTAAATCTAGCCCTAATCTTTTGTGAGAGAGGAAAGGTCTATCAATCCCAAATTTAAAAGATGCCTAACACCTAGACGAAGTTGCTGTGTTTGGACGATCTCAGTGATCGCGAAATACTTGAGTATaggtatgcatcgatcgattTTTCTTATAAACTTGTTTAAAAATTGTTCGATGCGTacctataaaatattttttatttattttgtatctttcctctattaaatatatttttaaaaatttgatatttcgATTTTGGTATGGCCCGTCTTTTCCATAACTGcatctatttatttttgattttgtgaaaaattaatatatgttattcGCTTTGAAATATATAGCTAAACTTAgatgtatttatatttatatatatatataggccaGTCTTTTAAAATGAtctaattcattttaaaatttatattaataatactaatatttgTGTATGCAATACTAATAATTTGTGTATACTAATAACAGCCGCAATCCGGTTCAGCTTGATATTGCTGGATCCTCCGAAGTTCCAGCTCGTCGTCCTTCCCCTATGGGCGGAAACAGTCCGACTCCTGGTTATGCCaccaatcccgagatcttcTGTATGCAGAGCGAAATCCAAGACATGTGATCTGTAATGCACAGTGCAATCATTTCGGCACCGGATATTTTTCGGGTGATCGAAGAATCAAAGCGAACTCCTTTCTCTGATCAAGCAGCCCGAGTCCGCGTCAAAGATACTGGCAAAATTAAATTCTCGAGCTACGAAGGAAAAGGAGATCCAACCAGTCATCTCAAGACCTTCTTGTTAACAGCTAGCCGTGTGGACCTCGAGCCTCATGAAGCAGACGTTGGGTACTGCAAGTTGTTCGCAGAAACATTCTGCGGACCAGCTCTACTTTGATTCGCATCTTTGACAGCTGGCTCCATAAACAACTTCACTGAGCTGTCGACCTCTTTCATTAAGCAGTATTCTAGCTTAATCAAAACCGCGGTAACAGACGCTCAACTTTGGAACTTGAACCAAACTGCCGGAGAGTCTCTCCGATCTTatataacaaagttcaaggaaatCCAGTTCCAGATTCTGGGACTTTCAGACTCAACTGCTTTGGCCGCATTGAAAAATGGCATTTCGCACAACTCTCGTTTCCGCGAAGAATTGACAGTAAATCGGTTCCCAACCATCCAGGACGCATTGCACCGGGCTTCGAACTGGATAATTGCAGAGGAAGAAAAGGCTGCCGCTGCACTAAAACACAAAGTTGCACCTACAGGCAAATCTCGGTTCGAAGCACCTACTAAAAAGACTCCGCCTTCGACTCCGAAGTTTGGACCCGGCACATTTGCAGTAAACCAATCTCCCAAGAAAAACTCTCCAAAGAGTTCACCATCCAAACCCCCCATTTTCACCACGCTCCAAGAGCGAAGTACTCCTGAGTAACAAATGGGTCTGGGATAAAGATACGTACTGCGAACTCCACAAAACCAATAGCCACTCAACTCGGGACTGCAAGAAGCTGATGCACCTTCTCGCGGAAAAATACGTGTCCGAAGAGATGCTGAACATGACTATCGAGGAGCTAGAGCAAAAGGCAACCTCCGAAGTGGATGAAGACGCTCCACCCtcgaaaaaaccaaaacaaacagatGGGAACGCAGCCCCTAAAAAAAGAATCGACGTCATAATGAGGGGTTCACGCCTTTTTCGAAACTCCATCACAGAGATTAAAGATCATCAGAGGAAGCTCACGAGCCCTCAGCCGAAACGAATCAAGGTTACAACAAGTGATTTACCCAAAGTCACTTTCTCGGAGAAAGAAACCGAGGAACTAGATGCTCCGCACGATGACGCACTCGTCATATCATTAGACATTGCGAACCACGAAGTATGCCGGATCTTAATAGATACTGGCAGTTCGGTGGACTTAATATTTCTTGAAACGCTTACTAGAATGGGTATTGGAAGAGAGCGCATTGTGGGACCACCCTCTCTTTTGGTCTCATACACGAGTGAGACATCGATGTCGTTAGGGACAATAACACTACCGGTCTCCACTCAAGGAGTGGTAAAAATGGTGGAGTTCACAGTCTTTGACCAACCTGCGGCCTATAATGTTATTATGGGAACACCTTGGCTTTACCAGATGAAGGCAGTAGCCTCAagtaccatcagtgcgtcaagTTCCCAACCCCGCAAGAAGTTCGAGATATTTTAGGGAGTCAAAGGACGGCGAGGAGAATCTATCTCGCGAGTCACAAGCTCCTGGttcaatagcaaccacagctcgaggtccCAAAGAATCCAGTTCGGAAGCAGCTAAAAGGCAACCTCACTGAGTCTATCTTCATCAATGATAAGTTTCCAGATCAAGAAATCAAGATCGGAGTCGGATTAGATAGCGAGCTTCGCACCAATCTGATATCTTTTTTGAAGGAGAATATGATCACCTTTGCGTGGTCCGTAGACGAAATGCTCGGGATCAGTTCGGAGGTAATCTCACATGAGCTAAACGTGGATCCAACGTTCAGACCGGTAAAGCATAAGCAAAGGAAATTAGGCCATGAGCGAGCTGAAATCGTTAACAAAGAGGTAGAACGCTTACTAAATGCAGGGCAGATACGTGAAGTAAAGTACCCTGAGTGGCTTGCAAACACAGTGgtagttaagaagaagaatggaaagtcACGAGTTTGCGTCGATTTTACCGATCTGAATAAGGCGTGCCCCAAGGACAGCTTTAAACTTCCACATATCGATAGGCTAGTTGAGTCCACTTCGGGCCACGAGCTGAAGTCTTTCATGGACGCCTTCTCTGGTTACAACCAAATCCTCATAAACCCGGACGACCATGAAAAGACCGCATTCATTACAGACCGCGGGATTTACTGTtacaaggtgatgccttttggatTAAAAAACGCCGAAGCAACCTACCAGCGACTAGTAAACCGAATGTTCGAGCATCAGCTTGGAAAaaccatggaagtctacattgaCGACATGCTGGTGAAGTCTCTGGAAGCCAGCTCGCATCTTTCAGATTTGAAAGTTTGCTTTGACATCTTGAACCAGTTCGGGATGAAGCTTAACCCCACGAAGTGCACCTTTGCAGTCCCATCAGGGGAATTTTTAGGATACATCGTCACGGAACGAGGAATTGAAGCAAACTCGAGGCAAATTAATGCCTTCTTATCCATGAGCATATCTATCTGAACCTCCGGTCTTGGCTAAACCTGAGTTTGGTGAGCCACTTTTCCTTTACGTAGCTGTTTCGGACAGCGCAGTAAGTGGAGTCTTGGTTCGGGAAGAAAGGGAGGAGCAGAGACCAATCTTTTATGTCAGTAAGTCGTTTACTGGGGCAGAATCCAGGTATCCTGTGATGGAAAAATTGACCCTAGCAGTAGTTACTTCGGCAAGAAAGTTGTGACCTTACTTTCAATCTCATACAATCGTAATTTTAACGACGCAACCACTTCGGATGGTGTTACATAGTCCGAGCCAGTCCGGGAGGTTAGCTAAGTGGTCCGTCGAGCTTAGTGAATATGACGTCGAGTTTCGAACTCGAACTTGTGCTAAGGCGCAAGTGCTGGCAGATTTCCTGATAGAACTCCCACTAGCTTGTTCGGTCAGCGACAGTATCGAGGTCACATGGACATTATATGTAGATGGAGCATCTTCTAGATCGAGAGCAGGAATTTGGGTTCGTCTCACCTCTCCTACTGGTGAAGTGATTGAGCAGTCATTTCACTTGGCATTCAGTGGATCAAATAACAAAGCCGAAGACGACTCCTTCCTCACCGGCTTGCGCCTCGTGGTAGGGATTGGTGTCCGAAAGCTCCGAGCTTTTTGTGATTCAcagctggtcaccaaccagtttTTAGGAGAGTACGAGACAAATGATGGTCGTATGGAGGCTTATTTATCTGCGGCTCGGGAAATAGTAACTAAGTTCGAGGATTTTGAAATCACTAAGGACCCATGAAGTGAAAAACTTTGCTGCGGATGCCTTAGCAGCTCTGGCATCGACTTCGGATCTTGCAATGACAAGAATTATCCCCGTCGAAGTCATTGAATTTCCAAGCATTCACTTAGAGAGCTCGAATGTAGTCACTTGAGCAAAGAAGATACAGTTAGCTGTTAAAGAGGCAGTTCGCAAGGCAATTTCGGACTCCTTATCACAGGTGGACTCAGCTCCTATCACGCCTACTCCGGGCGATATCGATCCACCTACGGTCGAACATGGAACACATGAAACTCTGGAACCATCTAGCTCACCAGTCATCGACCAAGCTGTTATCCCGCACTCAACTTCGAGCAGTACAAATACTAACAATTGGGGGGCGGGAGACTGGAGGAGCCCGATCTGGGCTTATTTGGAAAAAGGGAAACTCCCAGCCGACAAATGGGCAGCCAGGAAACTCAAAATCGTCAGCGCACGGTATTGCATCTACAGAGGAGTACTCCTACGCCGAAATGTAGCTAGTCGCTATCTAACATGTGTTGCTGGCGAGGAGCCCGCGATGTTAATGTGAGCTGCTCATGATGGTCCCAACGGAAATCAATGGCCTACGCAAAAATAAAGAGCCAAGAGGTAGAGCAGTTCGTACTAAAAAGCATAATCTATCGTTATGGCATTCCTCATGAAATCGTCACCGACAATGGTCCGCAGTTCATCTCCTCGCAGTTCGAAGGGTTTTGTGCGAATTGGAAAATTCGACTCAATAAGTCAACTCCTCGTTACCCACAAGGTAATGGGCAGCCGAAGCCATGAATAAAGTCATGTTAGCTAACTTGAAGAAACGGCTCGATTCTCGTAAAGGGCGTTGGCCGGACGAGCTGCAGGGCATTCTTTGGGCAATCCAGACAACACCCCGCCGGGCGAATAATGAAACACATTTTTCCTTGGTCTACGGAGTCGATGCCGTAGTACCAGCTGACATAGAAGTACCTGGAGTCCGTACCTTGCTAAACCCACTCCAAGCTGTGGAAAATGAGGAATTTTTACAGGATACCCTTGATACAATCAATGAGCGTCGGGATCGGTCTTCAGTTCGGATACAGAACTACCAGAACGCAGTAGCCCATTATTATAACTCCAAAATCCAAAGCAGGCCCTTGGCAGTCGGTGATCTAGTCCTTCGGAAAGTCTACGAGAACACCGAGGAGCTCAATGCAGGGAAGCTGGGAATCAACTGGGAAGGACCGTACAGAATCACTCGCGAAGTGCGCAATGGAGTTTACCAGCTGGAGGATTCAAAGGGAAAACCAGTCCCGAGGTCCTGGAAATCTTTGcatcttaaacttttttacagTTAGTTTTCTTGTATcgaactacggttggcttgatcccGATAAGAGTACGTAGACAGCCCACTTTGGGTCCAACTatccattttaataaaatcaaaagttttctCAACTTTTTGTTAATAATGGTTTCCCCgcaaaacaaacacaagccgAAGTCTAACTTCGCAAATATCAATTAAAGCCAAAGTCTAACTTCGCAAATATCAATTAAAGCCGAAGTCTAACTTTGCAAATATCAATTAAAGCTGAAGTCTAACTTCGCAAATATCAATTAAAGCCGAAGTCTAACTTCGCAAATAACAATTAAAACCGAAGTTTTCACTTTGTTTTCAGGAAGCACACACTTTCTCTTCCtgtttaaaaactaaaagcCGAAGTCTACTTCGCAACTATCAGTAAACACCGAGGTCTAAACTTCGCGACGTTTTGAAAACTAAAGTTTTTCACTTCGTATACAGTAAGTAAACAATCCTTTACTTCctgttcaaaacaaaaaaaagctgaagCCCGACTTCGCAAATATCAATTAACGCTGAAGTCTAACTTCACGAGTTTTGAACGAAGTTTTACTTCATATCATGTAATTCCGGATTATGTGTTCGGAGGTTAAATCTTACCTTAAACTACCTCAGTTTTTAGCCCTAAATCAAACTAAAGAGTTTTCGTTCTGCGATCTTAAACTAATTTGTTGGTTAATAGTTTGGAGTTGGGAAGGCATAAAGGCAGGTCCTCATTAGCGACCCCGAGGTCAAGCACCTCTACTTCAGCTTTCTTCATCCGAGCTCGGATTTGCTCGGCTTTCTCCACAGTCTTGGCATTCTCGGCCTCCAACCTAGAATATTCAACCACTTGAGCTTCTAGATCAGCAACTCTCTCCTTGAGAAGGCTTAtgtaagaccccgaccctaaaACCCCACACTTGGACATACTGACAGATAAAATTTTTTCTTAGGGCCTATGAATTTTACTCAATCATTTAACAAGACTTAACAGCGGATATGTATAACAGAtgatataacttaaaaatacgGTTTCATTAATAATAAGAGGTTCGATTCATCCTTAAAATAACAACTTGTCCCATGCAAGGAAATAAcgaaaaacttataaaataaacacCATGAATAAATCTACCCAAAGCCACCATCCTTCTTCCTCCCTTGCCTTcgtcacacgagctggtcagccactatAATCCTGATCATCGGACCTTTCTTTTTCTGCGTCCATTAAAAGGAGGCGTATGCAAACAAAATTTACTTAGTGGACcggtcatcccgtctcactaaGCTCAGTTCAACGATCTCAAACTAACACAGGgtatattccaatcaagtcacgCAAGTCAAATAATTCCCATGGGAGAGTTGCCTAAATCGTTTAGACCAACCaccattcatattgcaatagaacACATAACCATAACAAGACAAGCAATCAACGAGATTAAATAAACCacgggtcaagagaatcaaccatggaactcggccacagtcacgcactcaccttcaGTATCGACCTAAGGTATTGAACTCTCGGTTCCTATGCTCGG is from Camelina sativa cultivar DH55 chromosome 20, Cs, whole genome shotgun sequence and encodes:
- the LOC104770157 gene encoding OTU domain-containing protein DDB_G0284757-like, translated to MSNNQTKSLCLDDLSDREILEYRLEWEGFTEIKMKSDGNCQFRALADQLYKTSDSHKLVRQEIVQQLKSHPKMYKGFVNNMNFSDYVKNMSKNSEWGDEVTLKAAADVYAVKIVLITSIKQTPFIKVLPKSQKEPDRVIHLSYLSGIHFNSIHKKKDSGLGSASMKKLQKKKEREQKKIEEEQKKKEEEDK